In Haliotis asinina isolate JCU_RB_2024 chromosome 11, JCU_Hal_asi_v2, whole genome shotgun sequence, the genomic stretch TCAGTGTTTCTGCTAATATGTAGTTGATAACGTACATTTTCTAACTGTATTTTCTTTCTTCTCTAGACAACGGGATGGATGAGCAGTTGATCGCACAAACCACTGGGCACAGAAACAATGCAATCGGGGAGTATAAGTGTTGACGAGCAACAGGATGAGACGGTGAGCAACATTCTGAGCAAAGGAAGTAAACGGGTCATCAAGGCTGTGCGAGGACGATATCCACGACGACCACGTGACACCGGGTCTTTGGAATTTACGGTCAGTGTCAAGATTGCATAATTGTAATTTCCGAAATAAAGGTTAATTTGAACTTTTGCATGTACGTGTCTCTTTAAGAAGCAGACGAAGAGAAGAAAGTAGTCCCCGTACTATAACCAATATTTTGGTTGGTTATATACACCCGAGAACAAAGCAGTCGTAGTGTAAGTACATTTATTAGTGAGCAGCTTCAGAAATATCCACTAAATGTCtgctgtaaaatatttaaagaTTTACTGAATGTTGTAACGTTGATAAAACCTGGGCAAGAAACCGCCCATTTGGAACCTTCGTAGAAAGAGCAAGTACACTTGAAGCTCTAAACTCCGAACTCCAAAAGTAGATGTCACAAAACTGgaacagttggaatattgttggacaTGGAAGAAAGTGGAATCGACGCATCTGCCGTTTTGTCCCGTCTCTTATCACTCATCACTCATAATGTTTGTACATACATCCACGaaaaccccaaaaacaaacaacactccTTCCCCCCCAAAATAACAAAGTAAAcgaaccccccaccccccagtCAGATATACTGACTAGGTGAGTATGGGAAGAACTGAGATACACTGACTAGGTGAGTATGGGGATAAGTGAGATATACAGACTAGGTGAGTATGGGAATAACTGAGATATACAGACTAGGTGAGTATGGGGATAACTGAGATATACTGACTAGGTGAGTATGGGAATAACTGAGATATACGGACTAGGTGAGTATGGGAATAACTGAGATATACAGACTAGGTGAGTATGGGAATAACTGAGATATACGGACTAGGTGAGTATGGGAATAACTGAGATATACTGACTAGGTGAGTATGGGGATAACTGAGATATACAGACTAGGTGAGTATGGGAATAATTGAGATATACTGACTAGGTGAGTATGGGGATAACCTACATATACTGACTAGGTGAGTATGGGAATAACTGAGATATACGGACTAGGTGAGTATGGGAGTAACTGAGATATACTGACTAGGTGAGTATGGGGATAACTTACATATACTGACTAGGTGAGTATGGGAATAACTGAGATATACAGACTAGGTGAGTATGGGAATAATTGAGATATACTGACTAGGTGAGTATGGGGATAACTTACATATACTGACTAGGTGAGTATGGGAATAACTGAGATATACAGACTAGGTGAGTATGGGAATAACTGAGATATACAGACTAGGTGAGTATGGGAATAACTGAGATATACGGACTAGGTGAGTATGGGAATAACTGAGATATACAGACTAGGTGAGTATGGGAATAACTGAGATATACGGACTAGGTGAGTATGGGAATAACTGAGATATACGGACTAGGTGAGTATGGGAATAACTGAGATATACTGACTAGGTGAGTATGGGGATAACTGAGATATACAGACTAGGTGAGTATGGGAATAATTGAGATATACTGACTAGGTGAGTATGGGAATAACTTACATATACTGACTAGGTGAGTATGGGGATAACTGAGATATACAGACTAGGTGAGTATGGGAATAATTGAGATATACTGACTAGGTGAGTATGGGAATAACTGAGATATACAGACTAGGTGAGTATGGGAATAACTGAGATATACGGACTAGGTGAGTATGGGAATAATTGAGATATACAGACTAGGTGAGTATGGGAATAACTGAGATATACTGACTAGGTGAGTATGGGGATAACTGAGATATACAGACTAGGTGAGTATGGGAATAATTGAGATATACGGACTAGGTGAGTATGGGAATAATTGAGATATACAGACTAGGTGAGTATGGGAATAATTGAGATATACTGACTAGGTGAGTATGGGGATAACTTACATATACTGCCTAGCTAAATATGGGGATAACTGCCGAATACTGCCTGGGCGAGTATGGGGATAACTGAGATATACAGACTAGGTGAGTATGGGAATAACGTAGATATACAGACTAGGTGAGTATGGGGATAACCTACATATACTGACTAGCTGGGTATGAGGATGGCTGACATATACTGCCTAGCTAAATATGGGGATAACTGCCGAATACTGCCTGGGCGAGTATGGGGATAACTGACACACGTCCAGGGGAGAGTAACGTAGTTGTATAACTAAGTTCATTTAATAACTAAAATGAACTGTTGACAGGTCGTACCTGCTGGCTTGCACATTTTGGCTTCTGAACAGACACTGTTCATTCCTTTATGGCCCACAAATGTATCTGGTATTGCGGCCATTTTGCTTGTGAGTAAAACCAGTATGTGATGTTGCAGGTAGATGAGGCCGACGGCGATGGGAACGGCCGCCTGTCTCTACGCAACTGTGAAAAGCTGCTGGAGAAATGTGGCTACAAAATTCCTCGAAACGTCATACAGGTACGTCGCCGGTACGTGGTGTAATGACATTTTATACTTCCCCGTGTTTAACCAGCTTCATTTCAACCATTGCCACAGCGAGGTACGCTAAAGTTAAGCGAGCATGGCGACCTGATTACATCGCCTCTTGCGACCAGTCGCTCGGGGACCCCAAGTCAAACCTTTGTACATGAACTAATCCCAGCCGGAATGGCCATGTATATGGTATTTCAAGATTAACCGAGTCAGAACTaactacgagtgagtgagtttagttttacgccgcactcagcaatactacagctatatgacggcggtctgtaaataatcgagtctggaccagacaatccagtgatcaacaacatgagcagcgatctgcgcaattgggaaccgatgacatgcatcaaccaagtcagcgagcctgaccacccgatcccgttagtcgcctcttacgacaagctgagtcgccttttatggcaagcatgggttgctgaaggcctattctaccccgggaccttcacgggtactaaCTACGATATAAAGAAGAGAGCAACACTGCCAAAATAAGAGACAGTGAATAGTTCTGTAAAGCATGGCCATTCTGAAACGTGTTTAACTCCCGTTGGTCACACTGTGGCCATGTTCCGACTTTGGGAATGACCGATGCTCGCGTTCAGTCCAATACTTCTTCAGGGGGCGAAACCGGAACTTGAGATTGTACTGCAATGTAGACAGAAACGGAAACTGGTCATGTATCACGTGGTCTCATCCGGGTCCATGTTCTATGAACACTGGCAGCTAGTTTGTTTCATGTGTGTATTTCTTATATCCTGTATTTAGACTCGGTCCATTGTATACTGGAAAGAACGAAAGGGAACGAGGCTTGAGTTTGTGATCGTTTTGGCTCCATTTGTTGCCATGTTTGTCCTGTGAAAAATAGtaaatattttctaaaatgGATTAGGATTGGGATTTCAGACATTTGTCAAAACTGCCGGGGATGGAAGTTGGACGCTGACTCTGGATGAGTTCCTGGCAGCCATGTCGGAGGTGGTGCCACCTGACTCCCCGCACTCCAAGTAAGCGTGCTGGTGATAAACTTATTAATATACTAACTGGTAGcaagtggatgagtgagtgagtttatttctaCGCTCTTCTGACATtagtccagtaatatcatggcagggtgACATCAgtaatgggtttcacacgtttaacccatgtggggaactgaacccaggtcttcggcatggcgagcgaaagctttaactactcactctctctcactctgttGGGTGCACGTGACAATGTGGTTATTATGATAATAAGACGGAGGGACGCTAATGCTTTTCAGGTAGCTAAATTCAAAGGTTCTACAACACTGTATCAAACCCATTCTAGCTTAAGTTTTCCTAGCCAGAATGAAAGTGGCGATACGTTAGCGGGTCCGGGGTAGGGGAGTGCTGGTGGTGGGGGAGTGTGTAATTGTGCAGAGGTGCGCACGgacccttttgtcctgaaatctTGTTatatgaccactgaaactcaggtgaaaatgaagtgtgcatccTGCATTTTCTCTATACTGTGCACCCACCTTTTCTCAAAACGCTGCATCCGGCCCTGCGATATCACTCAATCTCTGACTGAATCACTCAATCTCTGACTGAATCACTCAATCTCTGACTGAATCACTCAATCTCTGACTgaatcactcactctctgactgAATCACTCACTCGCATTGCAGGGCGGCTGAATTGCGGCGATTGTTCCGTGCCTACGATCTGAACAAAGACGGGTACGTTTCGTTCTACGAGCTGAAGAACACGATGCGTGGATCGATAACTGAAGAGGAACTCCGGGACTTCATCAAGGATTGGGATAAAGATGGCGACTGGAAACTGAGCTTCGAGGAGTTCATCAACATGTACGTTGCTCCGATGCCATCCGACAACGACGAAGACGTCGCGTCGAGTGCGGAGTCGTTGCCAAGTAACATTTAACTGAAAGACTTATCCTATCCAGTCGGCCGTGTGGCCTACATGTTAAATCAACCCAGCAGACATACAAATGGAAGTCTTGTTTGATCACCCGCCCACTTAGAAATAGAAAAAACGAACCCACACACGAAGACATACCCACCACAAAAATagaaatacaaatatacagaaacgaagaaaaacagaaaaaaaacacgaaACAACTAAACAgtttatttcaaaacataaaaaaacccaaaacataaaaatgccaatAATGTGAAACTAGCAGAACCACGATCCTTTTGTTGAAGGTCGGAAACGACCAATAACCTTTCGCTGGTTGAACTGAGGATTGTTCAGCTTCGTTCGTGTAACTCAACCTCCGTCTTTTCTCAGTTATTCTGTAAAGCTGACAATTCACTGTTTAGtaatataaaataaacagatcaTGAATGAGTTTACTTGTTTTTACTCTCTTGGTTATATATTCTCTGCATTAAGCATCATGTGATTTGTTTGCATCAAGATACAAAGATGGTAAGAACATTCCATTTTGCATCAGGATTGTATCACTGTGTCCCTTTCAAAGTATGCCATGAGATGACTGAAGCAGTAGTAAAATCTCCACCACCACTTGATTATCTAACCCTTTTCCAAGCAGGCATTACAATTATGCATTTCTTCGATATCACAACCGTCAAGCATTTTTAAGAGTGCCACCAGAATTGTGAAGAGTGAAATCAGCCCGAGCCGTGCTTAAGTACGAAGACCACGTGCCTCTCCCAGTGATACTGCCTGACTGATGCTTGCGATGTAGAACATTTCCGGCTTACTGCCAAGTGTACCTTGGTTTTAGACAAGGGTATAGTAACACAAACTATTATATGACACAATATTTTGACTAGTTATGTTGGTAATCTTGGAGACGTAATGACGTGTTGACAGAATAACCAGCAAGCAACGGATGGACGGGTTTTTTAAACTTCTTCCCTGGATATTGCATAGACATATTTTCTGATTATACACACATTACCGTAACACATCGACTGGTGAATGAGcggatgagagagtgagtgagtgaggtagtgagATTTCACCTTCCGCGTTCAGCGTTCAAGCGATATCGCATCATCAACGGTGGATTGTGTACACTGCATAcaatcagagaccatatgatTATAGTATATATGGTCTCCGGTTCAATTAATATAAATCGAGGTGGAACAGCCAAGCTGTTGATTTCCTGGACTCGATTCCCTGCATAGACATAATGACACATTTATATGTGTCTCTGGACACGATATCGTTCGCTTGAAAGGCGTGAAAGGACAGGGGAGTTAACTCTAAATATACTTGTTGAATCATAAGTCCGCCATTTGGAAGTTATCGCTTTTGCTGTCATTCATTCGCAGCACCAGAAGTGTTTTTTgggaataaatgttacgaaaattcttaCAATAACGACGGCAGATAAGATAAGTCTTCAGCTGTGTAACGGTAAAATTGGgcaaaataatatttcttttcaatttctgcttattcttgttccttcgctccgttgaaccggaaacTGGCAGGgataatggaggcgaagaacgatttGATATGAGGGGACATATATTTAGACATGCTAGCGTTTTACTGTTTCTGCTCATTACCTTTTATATACCTGACTAGAACTGATTTtcgagtcgactaacgggatcgggtggttaggctcgctcaTTTGCTTGATGCTTGgaatcccagttgtgtagatcgatgctcatgatgtcaatcactggattgtcaggaccagattcatatatttacagaccttctccatgtagctggaatgctgcCGAGAatagctttaaacaacaacaacaacaacaaaaaacaacaacaacaacaacaacaaaaaacacaaacaaataataatgttttgatgctgatacaaatatattttccacaCCCGTTCGAGTACAGACCCCTACCTATTGGTCCTTCAACTTGTAAGGGCTCGAGGTCGTACACatcgccataaaaggcgactatgcttgtcgtaagaggcgactaacgggatcgggtggtcaggcttgctgacttggttgacacatgtcatcggttcccaattgcgcagatcgatgctcatgttgttgatcactggattgtctggtccagactcgattattttacagaccaccgccatatagctggaatattgctgagtgtggcgtaaaactaaactcactcactcactcactcgtacacATCGCACATACAAATGAATGTATGCTATTTAACATGTGGACATTTAGCCTCAGCATGTCGGAACATAACAAACCAATTCTTCATCCTTTATTAATAGAGACTGAAAGCAAGTTCATTCATATTCAGTAAGAATGTTAACCGAGAGACCAATGtagttattttgtattttgttgtgCTGTCACAGTGAAATTTGTCGAAAGTAAACAAGTTATCAGAATTAGTTCTTGGTTTCATTGTAAATCACCTGTTTACACCTAGGCATGgacaaacaaaattacaaattaAGCTGATGACCTCACCCGCCGTGGCTTTTCATCCCAAATTAAATTAATGACCTCACCCACCGTGGCCTTTCACCCCAAATTAAGTTGACGACTTCACCCACCGTGGCCTGTCATCCCAAATTAAGTTGATGACCTCACCCGCCGTGGATTTTCCTCCCAAATTACGCTGACGACCTCACACACCGCTGGTTTTCCTCCCAAATTTAGCTGACGTCCTCTCCCATAGTGGACGTGCTGAAGTTAATAAATACAAATGCATTTCTCTCAAGAACACTCTCAAGAACCCTCAGGGAATTTCGAAGCTACCGTGTACGTTATTCCCAAAATAATTTCGTATTTCCGATTACAATATCAAATTTAAATCGCAACGTTGCATTAACTCAACAGTCGTGCCCTTTACCGGCCGAACATAATTTTAAACGAACCCCACAGAGGTGTGTCCCTGGAGGCGCTCTTTCCGAATATCCAAAGCACAAATTTTGATTGAAACCAGTTCGGCAAACACCGGCAACACAGCGTGTGACAGTTTTCGATTGGTTACGTTTCCATATATCGGACGTGTTCTCTGTTTGGAGGCCCTTCGCTTCGACGTTTTAGTTATTGATTTCAGCCATTCGTAAgggaaaatatttctttttattgtatCAATAGAAAGCTATAGTGAgtgcatatataatataatatatataacatgGTCCAAATAATGTCGGAAATGTGTGGCAATTATGCCTTTAAGCAACGTAGAACGCAGGGagttcttggatgggtgaccttGTTTTGCAGCTTGACTCCCGACAGTTTCTTTgacttcggtcctgccccaTAAGGAAGCATACGGATACATGTAGTCTTGtccacaggccctcgtgtcttCGCGAGAACTAAAATGACCTCCGACTCCAGATGCTTCATGGTACAATACATTTTTTTAGACGCTTTTGATTTTTGGGGAGAAACTACTACTAAAGTAAACTGTTTGAGAAGAACGTGTCCTTGAAAGGCACTTTGAAGTTGCAGAGAATTCCTGCCCTGCATAAGGCAGGGCATGCATAAAGAACATCGAATTTCATATCAATATCTAAACGGAACAATtgactaaactaaactaaactgcTACTAAACTAATCTGAACGGAACAAcgaaaacaaatcaacatggtGTAAAATGGTATACGAGTCCTTTAAGCAGCCAAATTAATTCTTGTCAAATTTGTCAATAAACgtcaattttgttttgaaactaCCTTCACTTTGTACATCTTTACCAAACTTTAATTAAGGTTATGATAAGAAAATACGATAATTTTATATCCTTGTGAATGAAATCAAAACTGACCTCAATGTGTAGACGTATAGCAGATGTGTTCGTGTTCATGCCGCAATCAAGCGTTAGTATGGCTTTACGTACCTGTTAACAATGTTCCAGTACTATCTAGGCAGGAGCCACCTTGAAGGAGCGTCTCATCGTGCCTATACCAATGTGGGGCACCATCACGTGTCACTATTGACCATGGACTGTCACCATCAAATATCACCACCAAGTATCACCATcatactattcaaaatattgtttaatcgaactcactgacatggtggtAGGGTAATCTTGTGTTCAAGGCGtccgctcgccacgccgaagacccaggttcgatcccccacatcggtacaatatgcgagacatttctggtgtcccctgtcgtgatattacttgaatattgcagaAGGAGGCTTAAAAAATAACTCACTCATTGACAAGGAGCTGTAGGGTAGCCGCGTGGTTAAAATGCTTGATTGTCCCTCACTTACTCAGTCACCCACAGACTCGTACTATCCAGCCTCACTTACAGTGCTGTGATAATTTCCCCGTTGCCACTGATAACACCTGCCAAGTGTATACTATCATTATCATACACTGCTTGTCATGTGTATACTATCTTTATCACACACCACTCTGAACAGAAACCTTTGATCTCGTATCACAAGGAGGTTGGTTAATGGTCACGCGAGATTCCAGGCCAGGAAGCCGTCACGCAAAATGTCTATAGTGAATCTCATCGTCTCCATCTGTCTGCTCGTTTATCCCTGTCTCTGCAAACAATGCGTCGGCAACGGTCCATGCTCCTGCACCTTCGACGACGGCAGTGGCACCGTGGACCTCACCAGCCTCGGTAACCAAGTCGGAGGCGCCAGGTTGGATATAGCTGTTAAATGAAGAGTGTTTATCTGTATATGTGCATGACTAGTGTTTATCAACACAGAGAAGCTGCGTAACTGGCAAATACTATCGTCAATAGTATTAAGAACTTTCAGAATATATACTATATAATATAGTGAATAAATGAgcctagttttacgccacattcagcagtactctacggtggcggtctgtaaataatcgaatctggacacgACAGTAtagtgatcatcatcatgagcATACATCTACGTATTTGGGATACGGGACGGTgatatagcctagtggttaaggcgttctctcgtcacgccgaagacccgggttcgattccccacatgggtacaatgtgtgaagcccattttctggtgtcgacccgccgtgatactgctggaatattgctaaaagcggcgtaaaacttaactcactcactcactcactatttgggatacgatgatgatGTGGTCAGCGAGCACTTGACCACTCGATTccgttggtcacctcttacaagcatgggctactgaagaccagttctactCTCCTTCACGGGTTTATGAAGAAGACGCTAATTACAAAATCTAGAAATATGTATGATGTTACTATACATCTGTATGTCCGAACCTAGAATCTCCACTTCATGAGAGTGTTCTGTTAACACTACAACTGAACTTCTTTGAAAGTCATTCTGAAGTTGGATCAGTGTGGAAGAATgtcaatatatggatgaacaacttttttTTCAGTGAGAGTTGAAGGTTTACGGGCACCACAAGACTAAAGCTTAGCCTCTGAAACTATATAATGTTGACTGAAACGAATAATTCCAGTTCAACGGAAGAGGAGCCACAGTGACATGGGGATACAGACCCTGAACCCgaggaaaatctagacttgtttcattgaGTTGTGGCATTGGAGAAAGGGACTTTGGTTCCGTCATTGTGAGAGATTAGGACTCTGTCAGTCTTCGTAGCTTGCTGTACATACAGAATATACTGTGCAAGTTCAGTCGTTCTCATCACTTCCAAAGTCTGGAGGGATGTCTTGCATGACTCTATACCGTTCTTTATAAGTCTCTGTCCAATATTTCGTACCATTTGGATCGGtcatttattttattaaaaccaAATTGGCATAgtgtttcaaaaacatgtttgcTATTAACTTTTTGGAAATATTAAAGAGTGAAATAGGGTAGGCAAACATGTTTTCCACATGTTAATGAGTGAAAATTCTTTTTTCATCACTACTGGATATATgctgacgggcaaaagaaactatgCCAATACAAATTTGTCTCTGGGAAAATACAACAAGAAGAAATATCAAATGTTATGTAATTCATTGTTCAACCAATCATCTGTCAGTGGATATTCATAAAATTTACAGCATTTGGGGTTGACATTAGAAATGTACAGGAGTTTAAATGAAGAAGGTGTGATATATAAATTTGCAGTTTGTTAAGAGACTTATTGGAGCTTGTTGAAGTAATCAGATCAGACCAGATCAGAGGAGTCATTATCAGACACAATTCAGTGTCAGTAACGGGTATGTCCTATATATGTATCAATGCATGCTTGAAAACGACGTCTAACGGAGTCTATAAATCGCCGAATAACGTTGTTTCCAATGGCCTGTCACCCCACTGTCAATACATTTACCAAGTCTTGACGATATGCAGGTGGTGAGTTATGTGAACGAAATTGTCTGTCTAGgtgatcccacaagtgttcaatCGGCGAGAGG encodes the following:
- the LOC137255727 gene encoding troponin C, skeletal muscle-like; the encoded protein is MATLSRQEVKLYTEFFQQVDEADGDGNGRLSLRNCEKLLEKCGYKIPRNVIQTFVKTAGDGSWTLTLDEFLAAMSEVVPPDSPHSKAAELRRLFRAYDLNKDGYVSFYELKNTMRGSITEEELRDFIKDWDKDGDWKLSFEEFINMYVAPMPSDNDEDVASSAESLPSNI